In the Advenella kashmirensis WT001 genome, one interval contains:
- a CDS encoding AMP-binding protein, whose product MSDQRFVWYPPMETIQASNIAKFLHLADVDDYDELLKKAEKNPEWFWKLIIDRVTFSKPYSTLLDLSGGVQFPRWCVGGEGNIVLDCLDRHQGTSTWSKEFLVWEAESGEVVRWTYADLHREVCRVARSLDRLAITVGDVVGLFLPNIPHAIAAFLACAKKGVIALPLFSGFGSNALKDRLEAAGAIAVITADGTSRRGMGISMKAVADEAVETLGELKHVIVVRNADIDVVWNSGRDHWLDDLVGDESIECSTVHLAADAPLMLMYTSGTSGKPKGTVHTHLGFATKMLLDVGLVMDLKATDRMLWMSDMGWLVGPIVAAAVPLHGASVVLAEGGPDYPDEDRMWRLIDDHTVTFLGLAPTLARSFIRNDGSQIEKYSLTSLRVCVSTGEVWTPEAWLWTFENVCKKKIPLLNYSGGTEIGGGILCGTVIHPIKPCAFTRPIPGMGARIFDESGKQVLRGEVGELVLTSPSPGRTRSLWRSDDTYLDAYWSTYPGVWRHGDWAVEDSDGWWEITGRSDDILKIAGKRTGPSEIEALIAGTGLVVESAVIGLPDPVKGQAVVCVVTVKRGVVADKVTQNALVRAVVKGLGPPFKPQAIIFVDELPKTRNMKVMRRLVRAACLGHEPGDLSALVNPDAFGLLRDAAATANLK is encoded by the coding sequence ATGAGTGATCAGCGCTTCGTGTGGTACCCGCCAATGGAGACTATTCAGGCCAGCAATATCGCGAAGTTTCTGCATCTCGCTGATGTTGATGACTACGACGAGCTTCTTAAAAAGGCTGAGAAAAACCCTGAATGGTTCTGGAAGTTGATTATTGATCGAGTGACGTTCTCAAAACCCTACAGTACCCTGCTTGATCTTTCTGGCGGTGTCCAATTCCCACGGTGGTGCGTTGGAGGAGAGGGAAACATAGTGTTGGACTGTCTTGACCGTCATCAAGGCACTAGTACCTGGTCGAAAGAGTTCCTGGTGTGGGAGGCCGAAAGTGGAGAGGTGGTCCGGTGGACATATGCTGATTTGCACCGAGAAGTTTGCCGGGTCGCAAGGTCCCTAGACCGGTTGGCTATTACGGTGGGTGATGTTGTCGGGCTTTTTTTGCCGAACATTCCTCATGCTATCGCGGCTTTTCTTGCTTGTGCCAAGAAGGGAGTTATTGCACTCCCCCTTTTTTCGGGATTTGGGTCGAACGCACTAAAAGACCGGTTAGAAGCCGCGGGAGCTATTGCTGTTATCACGGCTGACGGGACATCTCGACGTGGCATGGGAATCTCCATGAAGGCGGTCGCAGACGAGGCAGTCGAAACGCTCGGCGAGCTCAAGCATGTCATTGTCGTCAGGAACGCCGATATAGATGTCGTATGGAATAGTGGTCGTGATCATTGGCTGGACGATTTGGTCGGTGATGAGAGCATTGAGTGTTCCACGGTACATTTGGCAGCCGACGCTCCGCTAATGCTCATGTATACATCCGGCACTTCCGGAAAGCCGAAAGGTACAGTGCATACCCATCTCGGGTTTGCAACGAAAATGCTTTTAGATGTCGGACTGGTCATGGACCTAAAAGCCACCGACAGAATGCTGTGGATGAGCGACATGGGATGGCTCGTGGGTCCGATAGTTGCCGCCGCCGTCCCGCTCCACGGAGCCTCTGTGGTTCTGGCGGAAGGTGGTCCGGATTATCCAGACGAGGATCGGATGTGGCGTCTGATCGATGATCACACAGTAACCTTCCTGGGACTGGCACCAACATTGGCGAGAAGTTTCATACGTAACGACGGAAGTCAGATCGAAAAATATTCTCTGACTAGTTTGAGGGTGTGTGTTTCTACAGGAGAGGTCTGGACGCCAGAAGCATGGCTTTGGACTTTTGAGAACGTGTGCAAGAAAAAAATTCCGTTGCTCAATTATTCTGGCGGCACCGAGATTGGAGGTGGAATTCTTTGTGGCACGGTAATTCACCCAATTAAGCCCTGCGCCTTTACTCGGCCTATCCCCGGCATGGGTGCACGCATATTCGATGAAAGCGGTAAGCAAGTGCTACGAGGTGAAGTAGGTGAGCTCGTTCTAACGTCACCGTCACCAGGAAGGACACGAAGCCTATGGCGCAGCGACGATACCTATTTAGATGCCTACTGGTCAACGTACCCTGGCGTATGGCGCCATGGAGACTGGGCAGTGGAAGACTCCGATGGCTGGTGGGAAATTACGGGCAGGTCCGACGATATATTGAAAATTGCAGGAAAGCGGACAGGGCCATCCGAAATTGAGGCTTTAATTGCCGGCACCGGACTTGTGGTTGAGTCAGCGGTGATAGGGCTGCCCGATCCGGTTAAGGGGCAAGCTGTCGTCTGTGTTGTAACTGTTAAACGGGGTGTTGTCGCCGACAAGGTTACACAGAACGCGCTTGTTCGGGCTGTAGTCAAAGGCTTGGGTCCTCCGTTCAAGCCTCAAGCCATTATCTTCGTGGATGAGCTTCCGAAAACGCGCAATATGAAAGTCATGCGTCGTTTGGTTCGCGCTGCATGCCTGGGACATGAACCAGGTGACCTTTCTGCTCTTGTGAATCCTGATGCTTTCGGATTGCTTCGCGACGCAGCGGCAACGGCAAACTTAAAATGA
- a CDS encoding PDR/VanB family oxidoreductase: MEVIVSRKRLETRDIAIFELIDAQNKPLPAFSAGSHIDVHIPGGLIRQYSLCNSPAESHRYVIAVLRDPSSRGGSNAMHSEVKEGDTLFVSVPRNHFQLVPTAEHSILLAGGIGVTPILCMAEQLSLTGASFELHYCTRSIVHTAFREYIAGSSFSARSRFYFDDDRTSGGLDLTFLQKTPSRNTELYVCGPKGFLDAVLEMASIAGWTDEQVHHELFSAAVSDAIGNTSFQVQLKSNGRIIDVSEDQSVVEALEIAGVTIPVSCEQGLCGTCATRVLSGIPDHRDYYLSPAERAVNDQFLPCCSRARTSPLVLDL, from the coding sequence ATGGAAGTTATAGTTTCACGCAAGCGCCTGGAAACTCGGGATATAGCGATTTTTGAGTTGATTGATGCCCAAAATAAGCCTTTACCGGCGTTTTCCGCCGGCTCACATATTGACGTACATATCCCGGGCGGTTTGATCCGTCAATATTCCCTTTGTAATAGCCCTGCCGAATCTCATCGGTACGTGATAGCTGTACTTCGAGATCCATCCTCAAGGGGAGGGTCAAATGCAATGCATTCAGAAGTAAAGGAGGGTGACACGCTTTTCGTCAGTGTTCCGCGGAACCACTTCCAACTTGTGCCAACCGCAGAGCATAGTATTTTGTTGGCCGGGGGCATTGGGGTAACCCCAATTCTTTGCATGGCCGAGCAGCTTTCTCTGACTGGTGCCTCGTTCGAGTTGCACTATTGCACTCGTTCAATAGTGCACACCGCTTTTCGGGAATATATAGCGGGATCTTCTTTCTCCGCCAGATCGAGATTCTACTTTGATGACGACCGTACCTCTGGTGGCCTCGATCTTACGTTTCTGCAAAAGACCCCAAGCCGCAACACAGAACTTTATGTATGTGGTCCAAAAGGGTTCTTGGACGCCGTCCTTGAAATGGCATCCATTGCGGGTTGGACAGATGAGCAGGTGCATCATGAACTTTTCTCGGCAGCAGTAAGCGACGCTATTGGCAATACGAGCTTCCAGGTGCAACTGAAAAGCAATGGGAGAATTATTGATGTCAGTGAAGATCAGAGCGTGGTTGAAGCGCTTGAGATCGCAGGTGTAACTATACCTGTTTCGTGTGAACAGGGTTTGTGCGGCACCTGCGCTACCCGCGTACTTTCTGGCATACCCGATCATCGTGACTACTACCTCTCGCCGGCAGAGCGTGCTGTAAACGATCAGTTCCTTCCGTGCTGCTCACGTGCAAGGACATCGCCATTAGTGCTGGACCTCTAA
- a CDS encoding CaiB/BaiF CoA transferase family protein, with translation MNSTDMKLFQTSSTTSEFSPTPGSFSPLAGLRVLDLTKVLAGPLCTQYLGDLGADVIKIEACGGGDDTRSWPPYVEGDGAVFLSANRNKRSLVVDLKSPAGLEVALRLAKEADIVVESYRKGAMERLGLGYDALKQLNPRIVYASISGFGRTGPLSELPGYDVMVQAFSGIMSITGEKHGGPVRSAFSPIDQTTGIWAALGILAALRERDATGVGQYLEVSLFETSMAFLNYTAQTFWVNGKRPQPNGSGHESLCPYQAFKASDAYILIAVGNDKLWVKFCEVAGLEDISDDPKFRTNAARVAHFDETVQRVGDKVRKYSVAYWSEVLTIAGIPNSPINTVDEALDIPHTLARNIVLDYDDEIRGPQKGLAMPVVFNSQKRSVRRPPPTLGAHTTEVLQELGYSPERIQELMSSGAVLGPGATEQEAVPPGLNTTVV, from the coding sequence ATGAATTCAACCGACATGAAACTATTTCAGACATCGTCTACCACGTCAGAGTTTTCCCCGACTCCTGGCTCATTCTCGCCGCTCGCTGGTCTACGAGTACTCGATCTCACCAAGGTACTGGCTGGACCACTTTGTACCCAATATCTTGGCGATCTGGGCGCCGACGTGATCAAGATTGAGGCCTGTGGCGGTGGTGACGATACTCGATCCTGGCCCCCGTATGTTGAGGGCGATGGCGCTGTTTTTCTTAGTGCTAACAGAAACAAGCGAAGTCTTGTGGTGGATCTGAAGTCGCCTGCTGGCCTGGAAGTCGCACTTCGACTTGCGAAGGAGGCCGACATTGTGGTGGAAAGCTACAGAAAAGGGGCCATGGAAAGACTTGGCCTTGGATACGATGCGCTGAAGCAACTGAATCCCCGGATCGTCTACGCGAGCATATCGGGCTTCGGTCGAACTGGCCCATTATCAGAGTTGCCGGGTTACGACGTCATGGTTCAGGCGTTCAGTGGGATTATGAGTATTACCGGCGAGAAGCACGGTGGTCCTGTCAGAAGCGCTTTCTCGCCAATTGACCAAACGACCGGAATATGGGCAGCGTTGGGCATATTGGCAGCCCTTCGAGAAAGAGACGCTACAGGAGTTGGACAATACCTGGAGGTTTCGCTGTTCGAAACATCTATGGCATTTCTTAATTACACAGCACAGACGTTCTGGGTAAATGGCAAAAGACCTCAGCCCAACGGCTCTGGACATGAGTCTCTATGCCCATATCAAGCGTTTAAAGCCAGCGATGCATATATTTTAATCGCTGTGGGTAACGACAAACTATGGGTGAAGTTTTGTGAGGTTGCGGGTCTGGAGGATATTTCTGATGATCCGAAGTTTAGAACTAATGCTGCTAGGGTCGCTCACTTTGATGAAACAGTTCAACGAGTCGGCGATAAAGTGCGCAAATATTCGGTTGCCTATTGGTCCGAAGTGTTGACCATCGCTGGAATACCTAATTCGCCAATAAACACCGTGGACGAAGCTTTAGATATTCCCCATACGCTGGCGAGAAATATCGTACTTGATTATGACGATGAAATACGTGGCCCACAGAAGGGGCTAGCGATGCCTGTGGTGTTTAATAGCCAAAAACGGTCAGTTCGCCGTCCTCCACCGACCTTGGGGGCCCATACAACCGAAGTCTTGCAAGAGTTGGGGTATTCGCCTGAACGAATTCAGGAATTGATGAGTTCGGGTGCTGTGTTGGGCCCGGGTGCCACGGAGCAGGAGGCGGTTCCGCCCGGACTTAATACCACTGTTGTTTGA